A part of Ammospiza caudacuta isolate bAmmCau1 chromosome 7, bAmmCau1.pri, whole genome shotgun sequence genomic DNA contains:
- the SEC22B gene encoding vesicle-trafficking protein SEC22b, translating to MVLLTMIARVADGLPLAASMQEDEQSGRDLQQYQSQAKQLFRKLNEQSPTRCTLEAGAMAFHYIIEKGVCYLVLCEAGFPKKLAFAYLEDLHSEFDEQHGKKVPTVSRPYSFIEFDTYIQKTKKLYIDSRARRNLGSINTELQDVQRIMVANIEEVLQRGEALSALDSKANNLSSLSKKYRQDAKYLNMRSTYAKLAAVAVFFIMLIVYVRFWWL from the exons ATGGTGCTGCTCACGATGATCGCCCGCGTGGCGGACGGGCTCCCCCTCGCCGCCTCCATGCAAGAGGACGAGCAG TCAGGCCGCGACCTGCAGCAGTACCAGAGCCAGGCCAAGCAGCTCTTCCGCAAGCTGAACGAGCAGTCCCCGACGCGCTGCACGCTGGAGGCGGGAGCCATGGCTTTCCA CTACATCATCGAGAAAGGAGTGTGTTACCTGGTCCTGTGTGAAGCTGGGTTCCCCAAGAAACTGGCCTTTGCATACCTGGAAGACTTGCACTCAGAGTTTGATGAGCAGCATGGCAAGAAGGTTCCAACAGTCTCCAGGCCCTATTCCTTCATTGAATTTG ACACCTACATCCAGAAAACCAAGAAGCTCTACATTGATAGCCGGGCGAGGAGGAACCTGGGCTCCATcaacacagagctgcaggatgtgcAGAGGATTATGGTGGCCAACATTGAGGAGGTCTTACAGCGAGGAGAGGCCCTGTCAG CTCTTGATTCCAAGGCCAACAACTTGTCCAGTTTGTCCAAGAAGTACCGCCAGGACGCCAAGTACCTGAACATGCGCTCCACGTACGCCAAGCTGGCGGCCGTAGCCGTGTTCTTCATCATGCTGATTGTCTATGTGAGGTTCTGGTGGCTGTga